Sequence from the Papilio machaon chromosome 21, ilPapMach1.1, whole genome shotgun sequence genome:
cacataaaatataaaattaatatttaaaaaaaaatctacttatTGGTTGATTGCAAAAGAATATACCAGTGTGTACACACACAAAGAAAAtgcttgtaataatattttcctcTCCAGTGTCTTGTCCACgctaataaaagaaagtattgTCACCATGTTTTtacaagatttattttaatttgttaatcaCTTTGTTTTTGtcgagttaaaaaatataatgactaTATTAAAGATTGAAGTATTCTACATTACCTGATCCTTTTTTccggtaataaaaaaaaaacctgtataatttcaatcaaataccaaaattaagtaaacagaTTAACTAATCAGTAAAAGTAAAGAATAActaattcttactaatttaaatacaaaatgtatggATAGATAGTTAgtttagtgaaaaaaaaatatgatttagaCAAAAAAATGTGCAATTCTGtctagaaaaaaattagaataaagTGTACGGTGTAATTCCAGACACTCAAGGGTGGGGGGTATCACCTCGTGGCGCAGGCTACCTGTTTGGCTCGGATGTGGTGGCGCAGTTCAATGTATCCAATGATATAGACATGATCTGCCGCGCTCACCAGCTCGTCATGGAGGGCTACAAGTGGCACTTCAATGAGACCGTACTCACAGTCTGGTCCGCACCCAACTATTGCTACAGGTTAGTAAGAGTAACTAAGTGATTgtcaaaaaaaagttttttttttcatatgtgATTTTGTTGACATTTAATCAAACAAATTTGATAGTTCTCTGGTgctttaattgtatttattattaggaaTGAACAAGCAAAAGCTGGTTTCTGCATATACTTTgggcatttataaattttagcatGAAATGTTGGTCTAGTCTTTGAAATTTAGTATATTCAAGTGATCTGTTCACATTAACCCCTTACTGCATAGGAAGCCATTTACCGTCACTTTGTAGTTTaggtttaaagaatttattctcaaaaaaaacaaactaaaagcCACTTACATGAGAACAATATTGCACActatacataatacaatatgatcgccattttagtttttcttttttaaataacaataatacgatttttattaaattattcttcaAATTAGATTAGCATTTCTTTGTCAATATACAGTATTATTTTCTGTTCAtcgaagtatttttttttcttgaagagtttttttcttttttctttaatagatCTAAATAAACTCATATTTGaggaaacaatattttttttaacacgcTACCTTCATAATAAATGCAGTAAGGGTTCAAATGGTTAGTTGATTCCAAAAGAGCGgcattaaatttgtattcttCACCAAATTGTCACATAAGTGCAGTCTGGTTTATTGTCTATATAACACATTCAGTGCCACCGACTTGTCCAGTtcaattaatagtaaaatttatagcactgaatgtgttaaaacCTATTATTGATTCCATCAGATGTGGCAATGTAGCGGCTATCCTAGAACTGAATGAGAATCTCCAACGTGAGTTCACAATATTTGAGGCAGCACCGCAGGAGTCCCGAGGTGTACCCTCAAAGAAACCACAAGCGGATTACTtcttataatgttaaatatagaCAATTGTGGACGCCGGATGAATAGAGACGTAGTGATACAACAACTTTAACGTGTTTAGTGATTGAACGAGTGTTTCCTTTTTTCTAAGACCAATGTGAATGCTTTCTgtgtgttattaaataatgctttttatatgatggataataaatatttcattacctAATAATACTGaaacagtaattttataatatttaaaaaaaacctgatTTAACACTAAGAAGAAGATATCaaagaaaatcgtgttagttacactatttataacacaaaatcggtcgaactgatttagctgaaaattaatggggaggtagcttagaactaggagacggacataggaactttttttttatcttgtgtgaattttttttattccgtgcggacggagtcgcgggtaaaagctagttaatagaTAAAGCTAGTCCTTTAAACTCTACTAGTTGTCGTACATTCATGGAAATTCAGCCACAATTcttaattggttttttttttttatttcatttttgtcaCAGCTTTATGCTCTTTTGCACATTAActtgaaatgtataaaaatttcaactttatcTATTCTcagtttttcaattaaaaagggGACAATGTTTTcgtttcataaattaataactagcaTTTGTCCGCGATTTGGTCTGcccgaaattaaaaagaaatctaggaataaatataatctatgtCGCTtcacaacagtgaaagaattttttttaaatcgcttcagtagtttcggagcctattcaatgcatacaaacaaacaaggaAATCTTTCCTCTCATAATATTAGGCTATGAATATGCCCaacaaatataacttttttttaaaataaaacttaagagtatatattaaactactaaagtataattaacatataatataaaatatttcaatgtacatcatataaaatgcattattttttataaatatgttttgtcattaatttttttttcaacaaatagCTATGCAATTGAAATCTTATTCTTTTACTCActttattatcttaatttgATCGttgtaatgttaaattttgCTATGAACATTTCTTAAGGCACTATTTTTAAGGATAAACTTAGAATTTGACTGTATTGACACTTGAGTTACAGTCGAACCAGGATAAGGGAGAGTCCACGAAACTGCGATATATTTCTCAtgtatagaggtttctctctaacccgacTCTCGCTGATCCAGTTCTCCAAGTGTCATTGCAGTTCTATGGCAACAGTTGCACGTTTACAAATGTAGTGTATAGTAAGACATCAAAGTAGAACCATTTAATAGTTAGACTCCGTTTCCACTAAGCGAACTTTTTATCGTGAAAATTTTATGCAACCAAAGCCGACTGTGACATAGAAGGTAACGCAACATTCAGTCGTATTAAACGATAGTCTGTTGTAACTGTTTGTGTCGGAACTTAATTTTGGTCGCCATAACCGATAtgtcacttttttatttcttgctaTTTCTACTAACTTATAAACAACACTACATCGTTTAAAAAGACTAGttattatgattaaatattgtactCTTCTATGTTGTTGTAACCAGTTTTTAGttcttttgaaaattaattcgtTGAAAATAGGTTCTACTTTCATgtctaattttgttatttcaatgtcattattataattgtatattatattccataattagaataaataaagttatcgGAATACAAAACAATTCACTGCCAATATTAGAGATTAACTTTAGTACTGTTCATTACGAGTGCAGTGACACTTGTTTTGACATCTTTTAcataatctttgacaaaagaCAAGTGTGACTGAAATCGTAACACAGTTACTTGGTCTGAAAAATACCTAGAGATACTTAGAAATGTTGTAATCAGTTACTTTTGATAAATGTACTACAGTCATTTCTTTAACTGTGTTACTACCTTTAAAGATGACTTTCTGTCACTCTCAGAAACCTATGGTCAAGCTAGACTATTATCTGACACGGTGAGATAGTCAAACTAAGTTATGACAGCTCACTCCTTGATCTAGAGaccatagataaaaaatatttctctgtGGTATAGACAGACAACTTATCTGACCTGGTGGgatcaaaatttttaatgacaacTCAGTAGCGccatgtcaatgtcaaaaaagtttcatatgatttttttaactgtagaTGTCttgtatgttttcttttatggcATTTTCTgagtgttttatatattttgtgactGAAGTAAACGTAGCTGCGCCTATTACTGGCTCACTAAACTTGTCGAagtaatcgttggtttctgagactaaaaacATCCGTCATACCTCTCGTTATCTTTGACATTACAGTAATAACActaatatgtttcatacagggATTTTTCTTCTTAGAAACCAATGATAATTTAGGTTTCTCACGCAAAAACAACGCTGAAGACTACTTTAGTGACTATGACATAGGGGAAtggtaatttgttaaattaaaaaaaaaatgaattgaaGGAAATTTTGTTGGCTATAATAAATACCTCAGgtacaaaatagaaataaagttaaagtCTGCTATTGctatttgttgtaaaaaatatacgtcATTGTCACTGACCTATTGTAAACTTCGCCAGTTTATAATCTGACTAGATTTACTATACTGTACACAAAATGCATCTCTGTCGGTTTCAAATACAGTGATAATTGACCTGTTTCAGCATAAAATGTGCATTTTTGTTAACTTTGGAGTCGTAAGtcctattataaattaacggAATTACAAATTGTACGGTGACTTGTGAAATgacttaatgtaaaattaaaaataaatcaaattaaatctcTTAAGAATGCTTTCAATTACATAGggataatataattattaagatgTGTAATAACTTGGTATCGTGAATGTGGTTAGATTAATCACTTAATgcttaaataaacttaattcaattatttttttttagtatcaaGTAgtgtatttcttatttaacttatattttttaatcaattgtTCCTTTACTGAacgtttccactgctgaaacagctgtacaaaaatatactgtgttttaaaaaaaaaaacagatgttTTTGTGTTAGTGCATCGCCAGTCGATATCcaaggttatatttaaaattagataaatacGAAGTCAGACATGTTTTAAGACCATTTAAGGTAATCGGCACTAAAATTATAGGTTATTTTTGACGAAAACtagacattttaattgaataacaaaGCTACCTTAAGTCTCGATATTTgactttaaaatttcatataaaatgtgaTCTCAAATTTACTAAAGTACCGCACTCTTCTCTTTTGATTAGGATACATTTTTGTCTTCCTATTTGATTACAACACGAGTACAATAACAAGTAAGGAAGAAATGTTGTTGCGATAAGTAATtcgaattacattttttttctcccTCCCAAAATAATGTTGCTACGCTGTACTGTTAATCttgttcaattatttttgagACTTGATCAGACTCGTGTCTCATGTTATCGTGCCTGTATAGTAcctatatttgatttaaacaaGTATTTGAATTTGAACAAACTGTTTATTACCTCAAAATATATGGCTCAAGCAAAGAATGTCTGTGCAGTttgatttatgtaattatacatttggtatgaaataaaaaaaaaactaaacaaccATTTtatggtatattttattttctatccaCACAATAccacttaaaatattttattcaacagAGGTAGAATATAAATCACataattagaattttttttttaaataattattgtttttaacaatttttaacaacaGATCCAAAAACATTAACGTTGAAATCAAATCGTATTATGTAAATTCATCAATATATTGCTACATTTAgtggatatttttatatccacAATATTGTCAGCTCTGGTTGGTCCAATATTCAAAATGGCCACTTCTTTCTTTTCCTCCTTAGCttgtaatattattctatAACTCGAATACACTGTTAGACTTGAACCTAATACAAATATAGCATCACTGTCACTCACTTCGCTCCTAACCTTTTCTACTCGTTCTTTCGGCACATTGTCACCAAAGAACACTATATCTGGTTTCAAAGGACCTTGGCATTTCGGACACAATGGTACTCTGAACTTTTCAATTTGTTcctgaaaaacaaaacatcttAAGATGTGATAGTTAAGATATAACCTGAGAAATGTGCGaaatgtttaattcttttactaCAATTTTAGCGAAACTCTTATGTTTTAGACtttaagaaaaacatatattatcttgggaagagagagagagaaataacaatatatgtttgtataagtattaattaatagaaatctTTAGagagaaattaaatgaacactTTCACACCTAAAATGATAGGCTGgtttgaaaaaacaaatgcCAAACCTACTTAATTAATGAATATGACATTACTAGATGTCATCCTACTTTAGTACATACTACTTGGTAGGTAGGTAAAACTtgataagtagtctatgtgttcttccaaactatgttctacatctattccaaatatcatcaagatccgttgagccgttccggagatacctttaaacaaacatccgcccatccatctaaaccagggattcccaaagtggtcaATATcaaacttaaagcattgctatttctcactctgtcttctattgacctaagtcagaatgaaaaatataaatataataacaataattgatcttaaaagtagataatttggccatgggggcttagataacggttcattttggaaaagggggtcacttgtccaaaatactttggggatccctgatctaaactatcgtatttataatattagtaagataatcaTTTAGTCTACTTACTCTAGACAATTCAACATCTCCATCGGGCCTGATCATCGTAACACTATTCTCCATATCCGGATTCTGCTGCATCATTGTCTCCTGCAACTCGTACCTATCCACTTCATAAGTacattgtaaacatttaactATGTAACCAGTACCATGTAGCTCAATGATATTCTCCGAACCTGCCTTATGATGAAGGCGATCAACATTTTGTGTCACTATTGCACTCACTTTGTTGATCTgcaaaaatagttgtatcaAAATAGAATCTCACAATCTAGATCTCATTTTCAGGGGCTCAAAACCTACTCCAAGTTAGGGATAGCTACAGATATAgactttaattataagtttacGTAAAGCTGGGTATCCACTATGTTCGCGAACCTCTTGCGGTCCGCGCTCTTGCAACATCTCCGCATTGTGGATACGTTTGCGAACTTGGAGCGCGTACGGTGCGGGTAACGCTAAATTGGGCGAACACAAAGGGGAGCTCAATCTGTTCGTGGACGCGCGCATGCAAATTCCTATGGAGATATGCGTACCCGTCTCCATCAGAGCGGTTACGGGACCGCGGAGAGAAGAGGTTCGCGAACATAATGGATACCCACCTTAATATAACAGCTAAAATTATCACACAATTAcaaagaaagaataaaaatacacagaaaaaatatttctccaATTTACAATAGTCAAATATTTggaatactattttttattttatgattactGTAAATGAATTATTGTAACTTCCATGAAAATATATACCTTTTCTAATTCTCTAATAGCATAATGTGTAGCATTTGGCTGTACTGCACTAAATCTGGGCCACCCCACAAAGTTTCTGGCCCAGTACCTTTGTCTCACTTTAGGATATTTCACAAACTCTTGATACTGTACTGGTTTGTGATTACTTCTTGCATATAAACCAACTTCCTCCGATCTGTAGTCAGGTATTCCTGGAAATATTGAGTATACTTTACAAatgaagttaaatattttatgctgctttcattttttttatgaaagtgTTCATTCATGAATGAGATGGCTGGTAGAATTTAGTGTATTAAGAttaatgaaggtatttccagtctttcttttatgtttttcttatgATCTTTAAAACGtagattatttgaaaaagcACATCGGCCTAATACTATTAGTGCTGATAGTTTTAAATGGTGTGAGAcggttattgttaaaatattagtgtttataataaaatcttattacaTGATCCATTATCCACGTACGAACCAGATTCTGTAGATATTCCAGCGCCAGTGAGTATTAGTATTTTCTTATGACGACTTATAAAGTATCTTATTGTTTCAAAATCTTTTTCAACTGGTGGTTTGTATGCAGGTACAAATGCTGTACGCCTTATTAGCATTTTAAACGGACTAATTTGATTCAGCATGACGAATTTTGTACTCTTCGAAAGACTAATTTGTTCTACAACGTTTTGAGCAAAGAATTAATCACTTTactatatactatatttacatataaaaagtaattccaaaactatttcatattcaattttattttaaatattataaacagcgcagtttctatatttttttaataaataaaaccattcAACACCATTGACACTTGATTATTCTTCATCTATGGATTTCACAATGACAACTTGACAACAAATCCATCGCATTTTCGTTTCACGCCTTAAgctatataaagttattttataattgtattttctattaaattataaagtatgcAAAGCATACCAGTAATCCTAAatctattttgtttatttaagagacagtaaaatttaaaaaacacttcattattattttaaggtaGCGACGATGTATAAACGTATTATGGTAATAACGACAACGATGAAAATGACATATAACCTCAAAAACAAACAGGatggttttaattttgttgttttaggGTTTATAATATATCTGTCTTGAAATTAAGGTGTTGAATTCAATATGACTTTATTGAAATTACGTTCGGCACCAGTCGTCCTGATTGAAGATGATTACAACATCAATATTTTACCTCTAGTAACTAGTTTAGTAGAAgacaaactaaaaataaacttattttccTATGAACAATCTATCAAACTATGGGAAAAGGTGTTTCAAAACCAAGCCGTCGAGTACTACCAAGAATTTGATCCAGAGAGTTATATTGAATGTATAAAACAACCTTGTCATGTTTTCATAGATTCCGTTACTCAAATGTCCATGCATATGGGTTGGCACAAATGTTTGACGTACATAAGAAAACTTAAAAGCCACGAAAATGTTGTTAAACTAATACTAGTACTGCATAAAGATTGTATACAAATGCATtccaaattacaaaaacatttaatgcaCTTGGCACATGCTACTATTACGTACAGTGAAAATAACCCCTTTCAAATAGcagtacaaataaaattaggcaATAAGTTCGTAAAAACAGAGGAACTATTGTCCTATGACAATATTACATCCATGTTAAAATGTGAGAGAATAACAAAGGAGGTGATAAAAGATGAAGAGCCAGCTAAACCAAATCCGGGCAACCtcacaacatttaaaatagagGTAGATCAAACGCAGCAATTGGAGAAGCATAATCTGAAGTTGCCATATAtgagtaaaataaatgaaggcaaaagtaaagtttattatgaaCCAGATGCAGTTGATGACTGGGATGAGGAAGACCCAGATGAAGAtcttgatatttaataaagtatataatcaaaaattgtttttttatctccTTCATGCTCGCTTGGCTACTATAGGATGGGTGTTTGTTCCCATAACTATGTCCAGTAGTGAAAATACCACTTcactgtttttgttttttatcacaCACCATGAATCCAGGTGTCAACCTTTTTTGCGATGTCAAAACCACACCAGATTGCTCTTAACTATTCTTCGACttactatatatatactttacCTGTTAAGTAACTCACAATATTTAGTCATGTTTTTTGCAGTATTGACCACTGCCAATATACTAATTTAATGATAGGAGTTAATAGAGATATGcccaattttataattttttatatttgtgagAAGTTAgcgagcgtcggtggctcaggggctaagcacttgacttgcaatctgcaggtcctgggtccgaatcccgccatgtaacaatgtgtttttcgatttacatatgtacatttatccgacgttcttacggtgaaggaaaacatcgtgatgcaacctgcacatatctgagaagaaattcaatgatatgtgtgaagtcaaccaacccacacttggccagcgtggttgactatgtcctagtcacccctaacttggggtaggctccgagcccctcggtggggacgtatagtgaactgatgatgatgatgtgagaaattaaatgatgcaatctttactttatttttggtATTCATCAGCTCTTTTCTATGTGTAGTTTCTTCTGgttattgaatatatttatgagAATTGGTAGGAATTTCAGTTGCATTAGGATATGGTAGACAAATTCTCGGTTACAAAGAGttcactttttattaatttttctattatccATTACAAttttgcgatttttttttccaccGCCACGTtacttatacattttattacaattaaacaatatttc
This genomic interval carries:
- the LOC106709942 gene encoding elongator complex protein 5 — protein: MTLLKLRSAPVVLIEDDYNINILPLVTSLVEDKLKINLFSYEQSIKLWEKVFQNQAVEYYQEFDPESYIECIKQPCHVFIDSVTQMSMHMGWHKCLTYIRKLKSHENVVKLILVLHKDCIQMHSKLQKHLMHLAHATITYSENNPFQIAVQIKLGNKFVKTEELLSYDNITSMLKCERITKEVIKDEEPAKPNPGNLTTFKIEVDQTQQLEKHNLKLPYMSKINEGKSKVYYEPDAVDDWDEEDPDEDLDI
- the LOC106709941 gene encoding NAD-dependent protein deacylase Sirt4; this encodes MLNQISPFKMLIRRTAFVPAYKPPVEKDFETIRYFISRHKKILILTGAGISTESGIPDYRSEEVGLYARSNHKPVQYQEFVKYPKVRQRYWARNFVGWPRFSAVQPNATHYAIRELEKINKVSAIVTQNVDRLHHKAGSENIIELHGTGYIVKCLQCTYEVDRYELQETMMQQNPDMENSVTMIRPDGDVELSREQIEKFRVPLCPKCQGPLKPDIVFFGDNVPKERVEKVRSEVSDSDAIFVLGSSLTVYSSYRIILQAKEEKKEVAILNIGPTRADNIVDIKISTKCSNILMNLHNTI